The Kineococcus radiotolerans SRS30216 = ATCC BAA-149 genomic interval ACACCGGTCACAGGCGTCTCCACAACACCGGTCACAGCCGTCTCCGGCGCGCCCTCGTTGTGGCTGCCGCCGCGGGCCTGGCTGCGCCGGTCCTCACTCCCGTCGCGGGCGCGTCCACTGCCGCCGCGGCGTGGTCGCCGGCGCCGGCGCAGTTGGAGGTGCTGGCGGGCACGGGGAACCCGACGACGGGCCTGGACCATGGTTCTTTCCGCTTGACCCGGAACCTGACCGGCCCGGTTGCTGTCGCGGTGGAAGACGCTCCGGGCACCAACGGTGGCCGGTTCGCCTTCGTCGACGGTGGGTTGACGAGCACGGTGGAGTGGCAGGACGTGTCGGGTCTGCAGTCGCAGAACTTCTCGGTGGACTTCGGGGCATGGCGGCAGGTGTTCCCCGACGGGCAGGTGCCCGCCACGGGGAAACCGTTCTCGCCTACCGCGCTGGCTCTCGCCTACACGCAGCGGACCTCTGATGGGTTCACGGTCTACGCCTCCGACCCGGCCGCGGGCTACGTTCTCGGCGGTAACGACGGTTCCAGCTTCGTGGCGGGTAACGGTGGTTCGGGTGTTCCCGTTCCGGGCCCAGCGGCCGCGTCCCCCCTGCACGCCACCGCGTTGGCTACCGACAGCCACGGCATCCTGTACGCCACCGACTCCACCGCGGACTCCCTGGTGGCGATCGACCCGGTGACGAAGTTGCTGCGCCTGGTCGCTGGGACGGGTAAACCCACCGCGTTGGCCGACCCGCGTGCGCTCGCGGTCGGGGCCGACGACACCCTCTACGTCCTAGACGGCAACGCCGTCGTCCACCTGGGCGTGGACGGGAGCAGGACGGTCCTCGCCGGAGCGGGCAGCGAGCACCCACTGGCAGCCCCGAGCGCGCTGACTGTGGGTGATGACGGAACCCTCTACGTCGCTGACGGGCACACCGTCAGCGCCCGCAGCGCCGGCGGTGCCTGGTCCCTGATCGCCGGCGGCACCCATGGGCGGCCTGTTCTCGGTGACGCGGTCGACAGTCCGCTGGGTGCGGTGACGGGTCTGGCGGTGCGTGATGACGGCACCGTGGCCATCGCCGACCGCGAAGCCCGCCAGGTCCTGCTCGTCACCCCCGACCAGCCCACCTACGGGATTCCGCTGGAGGCTGGTGTGCACCGGCTCGCCGGGGCGGATCGGGTGCAGACCGCTGTCCTCGCCTCCCAGCGGCTGGCCCCGTTCGCGCACACCGCCGCCGCGGTCGTCATCGCCCGCGCCGACACCTACGCCGACTCCCTCGCCGGGGCGCGGCTGGCCTCAACACTGTCCGCGCCGCTGTTCCTCACCTCCGGGGATCACCTCACCCCGCAACTGCGCGCGGAGCTGGACCGTGTCCTGGTCCGCTCACCGCGGGTCTACCTCCTCGGCACCAGCGACGCGGTGCCGAGCACGATCGGCCAGGACATCTACGCCCTGCGCCCGTTCATGAACGCAGATCGGGTCGCGGGGTTCGACCGGTTCGGCACCGCCGTACACATCGCGGAGCGGGTACGGTCCTGGGACGGCGCGGACGACACGACCCCGCTGTTCCTGGTCAACGGCTGGAACTACCCCGACGGGCTGGCGGTGTCTGCCCTCGCCGCCCGCACCGGTGGGCAGGTGCTGCTCACCGACGGCGAGCACCTGCCCGCCGACACTGCCCGCTATCTCGCTGAGTACGACCCGACGGGTGCTCGCACCGTGCCCGTGGGCGGGGTGGCTGCTGAGGCCGTTGAGAACGACATCCCCGACGCCGCCTACGACAACGCCCTGGACAACGCCATCGTCGGTGCGGACCGCTACGAGACCTCCGCTCTGCTCGCCTCGGCCTTCGCCCCCGCCACCAGCAGCCCGGCCAGTGACTCAGCTGGCGACTCAGATGGTGACTCGGTCACGGACACGCCTGTCGGGCTGGCGACCGGCGAGAACTGGCCCGACGCTCTCGTCGGGGCTGCGGCGATGGGGATCTTGGACGGGCCGTTGGTGCTGACCCCGACTGCGCACCTGGCCCCGGCCACCGCCGATGTGCTCGACCTGCTCAGCACCACACCCGGGCGCATCAGCACCCTGGTGGTGTTCGGCGGAACCAACCGCGTCTTCGAAGCGGCGCAGCGCGAGGCGGCGGCGTACATCAGCTGAATACCTGGCCCCGGAGCGTTGGGGTGAGCCGTCGCGCGTCGACGACCGGTTCGGGGTCAGCCTCGGGCTTTCAGCCCTTTCAAGCTTCCCGTCCTTTCGGGGCAAGGCGCGCAAGGCGCGCAAGGCGCGCAAGGCGGCTCACGCGGCTGGCGGTTCTCAGGGTTCTCAGGGTTCTCAGGGGTCAGGGAGCGTTCCTCGCCGGTTTGCGAGGTGACTGAGCGCTGGTCTCAGTGGCTGAGGGACGCGAACGGGTGGATGCCCTCTGGTGGGGGGCGCGCAGCGCTCGCGCTCTGGCGGGACCTGCCCTGTGAACCGACGGGGGAAGGCCAGGAGGGTTCAAGACCCCGGGGGTCTTGCGGGGGGTCTTGCGGGGGGTCTTGCCGACGTCCTACGGGTGGTGTTGCGGGGGGTCAGTGGAAGGCGCGGGCGAGGAGGGGGAGCGCCACGGTCATGGTGAGGGCGTTGAGGACCATCGCGGCGCTGGACCATCCACCGGTGACGGTGGACTCGGTCAAGGCTCTGGAGGTGCCGATGCCGTGGGAGGTGACCCCGAGGGCGAATCCCCGCGCGCGGGGGTCGCTGACGTGGGCTCGGTCCAGCAGCCAGGGGCCGATGGTGGCTCCGAGGATGCCGGAGATGAGGGTGAGGACGACGGCGAGGGTGGTGTTGGCGCCGATGCTCTCCCCTAGCGTCAACGCGACCGGCGTCGTCACCGATCGGGGCAAGGTGGTGAGCACGAGGGCGTCATCGGCACCGAAGGCAGTGAGGGCGGCCACCGTGATGGCCAGGCTCACGGCACCGGTGAGCAGGAGGGTCACCGCGACGGCGAGTCGGTCGCTGAGCAGGGCAGGGGCGGAGTGCAGCAGCGGCAGGGCCAGCGCCACGGTCGCCGGTCCCAGCAGCAGGGCCAGGATGGAGACGGAGGAGAGGTACTCCTGGTAGCTGATCCCGAGCACGTCGAGGACGACGGAGACGGCGATCATGGTGACCAGTACCGGGCTGAGCAGGGCGGGTCGGCCCAGGCGGTGGTGCAGCTGGCTGGCGGCGAGGTAGGCAGCCAGGGTCAACGCCAGCCCGAATCCTGGCGTGTGGCTCAGCGTGTCGATCAGCGTGGGGCCCAGCGTCTGGATCGATGCGTGACTCAGCGCGCTCACGGGCGGGGCCTGCGCTGGAGCAGCTTCTGCAAGACGACGCCGGCGATCACGAGCGCGCCGGTGAAGGACCCGAGAACGGCGAGGGCTAGCGGTGCGGCTGCGTCCAGGATCGTCGGCACCTGGGTCAGCACCGCCACCCCGGGCGGTACGAACAGCAGCTGCAGGTGCTTCAGGAGGGGATCGGCTGCGGGTTGGACCCGGCGCACGAGCTTCGGGGACCAAGCGCCGAGGGCCAGCAGCAGCACCAGGCCCACGACGGCGGCGGGCACGGGTAGCTGCGTGAGGTCGACCAGCAGCGTGCCGAGGAGTTGGAAGCCGATGAGGAGGGTCAGGGCGCTGAGCACCGCTGGAACGTGCGGGGCCCCGCCACTGGCTGGTTCAGGAGTCGCCGGCTGAGGGGCAGCGGGCTCGGGGGCAGGGGGCTCGGAAGTGGAGGGTCCGGTATCGGCGTTCACGTCGGTACCTGGTCCGGCGGGAGTGCGGCGCGGGCAGCACCGCCCAGGCCCAGGCCCACGCTCTGGGCTGGCGTCGATGTCTGGTCGGTCTGGCCCAGCGGGGGCGGGGACAGCACCGATCCAGGCCGTGTCCCCGGGCTGACGGTGCTGCTGGCGGTGCTGCTGGCGGCGCTGGGACTGGTGGCGCTGGGACTGGTGGCGCTGGGACTGGTGGCGCTGGGACTGGTGGCGCTGGGACTGGTGGCGCTGGGACTGGCGGCGCTGGTGCGACCCACCATCACAGTTGTCCCGGGTGGGTCTGGGCCGGTCGGGGTGGTGCTACCTCCTGGCTCTGCTCGCGACTCTGCTTCTGGTCTACGGCAGGCGGGTCGGCGGGCAGGTCGGCGGGCAGGTCGGCGGGCAGGTTGAGGTGTTCGCGGATGAGGCGGTTGACCTCGTCGGCGTTCTCCCAGCTGGCCAGGTGCGCGCCGGGGACGGTGACCAGGTGAGCGGTGGGCACGGCGTCGCAGATCTGGTGCAGGTGCTCTGGTGGTGTCGTGCGGTCTTGCGCACCGGGGATGGCCAGGACTTGTGAGTGCAGGTGCGGCAGGCGGGGGCGTAGGTCCATCGCGGCGATCGCTTCGCAGCACCCGGCGTACCCTTCCGGGTCGGTCGCGGCGATCATGTCGATCATCCGCTGGACGTCGTCGGGGTGGGCTTGGGCGTAGGCGGCGGTGAACCACCGGCTGACGACGTCAGCAGCGATTACCCCCGGTCCCTGCGCTCGCACCCGGGCCGCCCGCTCCTGCCAGGCGGAGGCGGGGCCGAGGTGGGCTGAGGTGCACAGCAGCACGAGGCGGGGGAAGCGGTGCGGGGCGCGCAACGCGCAGTTGATCGCGATCATGCCGCCGATGGACAACCCGACCATGGTGACGTCCTCGACGCCTTCGCGGTCCAAGACGGCGAGGACGTCGTCGGTGAGGTCATCGAGGTCGTAGGGCCCCGGAGTCGACGGTGAGGCGCCGTGACCGCGGTGCTCGATGCGCAGGACGTCGACGTCGGGAGTCAGCGCCGCGATCTGCGGCTGCCACATCGTGGCGTCGGAGCCGAGGGAGCCGGCCAGCAGCACGACACCTCGCGCGGTGCCCGGACAGCGGTTCCAGATCGCGTGCGCGGCGATAGGACTGGCGATGGGACTCACCGTGTCTCCTTCGCTTCTTGCCGTGCCTCTCGCTGTGCTTCCTGCAGTCCTTCCCACAGGGCGCTCGCGGTGCCGCTCAGGCTGCTCCTCACGGTGCTCTTCACGGCGCCTCCGTGACGATGTGCACGACTTCGTGCGCGCTGAGTCGCTCCACTCGGAAGGACACCCAGTCACCCTCGACGGTGTAGGTGAGGTCGCCGGCGTCGACGAGCCCACGCACCGAGCGCACCTGCTCCCCGGGGGTGGTGAGCTGCACGCTGAGGTCGATGGGCCCGTAGGGCACGATCTGCGCCTGACGCCCGGGCACGGTGGAGGTGTAGAGCAGGTTGCCCAGGTGCAGGACGTAGCCGCCGGCTTGGCGGTAGAGGTTGGTGTTGACCGGGGCGGGGGACTGCACCCGCAGCGGATTGCGTCCCTCCAGCGCCCACTGCAGGCAGCCGGCGAGGACGCGGGCGTGGTCGGGTTGCTCTTCTCGGTGCGCGCAGCGGTCGAGGTCGGCGGGCAGGTACACCACACGCGCACCCCCGGGCCGCTCGTGAACCAGCAGTGCGGGAATGTCGGTGCGCGGGGTACGCATCCAGCTGGTCTCAGGCGGGAAGATGGGGAACTCCGGCACATAGGTCATCAGCACCTGCACCCCGGGGGCGGCGGTGACCACGGGCAGGTACCCGCCGAAGGAGATGGTGTCGGTGTCCCCGAGTCCGCCCAGGATGGGGTGCCGCCCCGCCCTCACCTCGTGTGCTGCCTCGGGTGCTGTCTCGTCTGCTGCCTCGGGTGCTGCCTCGTCAGTAGCCGCGTGCGCTTGATCTTCAAGGCGCAGGTAGCTGTGCCGGTCCCAGATCTCGATGGAAGGCGTCGGGGGCAGGACACTTCCTCGCTGCGCTGCGGTGCGGTGGGCCCCGAGCAGGTCGGCCAGGGCGAAGTCCTCGCGCTCGCGGCCGTGCTCGTCCAGGGCGCTGGTCGCTCCGGTGGCGATGATCGATCCGCCGGCGTCGACAAAGGCGCGGACCGCCTCGCACTGGGCTTCGCTCATCACCGCCAGGTCGGGCAGGACGAGGACGTCGACGTCGGCGTGGGCGATGCGGTCGACGTGGATCGGGGTGAAGGGGATGTTCTCGGTGACCAGCACCCGCGTCAGCCCGGCGTAGGGGGCGATGACGGTGTTGGGGCCGTCCTCGCGTCCGTGCAGGTCGAAGTTGGGTTGGGACCAGACGACGCCGACGCTGGTGATGGGGGTCCGTTCGGTGAGCACGTCCTGGTGGGCGCTGTGCCAGCTGAAGAGGTCGACGGCGTTGTCGTACTGGCGTCGGTCTTCGTGGACGGAGCCGATGTGGTGCCACCACGGTGAGGCGCCGCCGGCCCAGCCTTCGCTCATCCACAGCTCCACTTCGGCACGCGGCATGCTGGAGAGCCGGAAGGCGGGGTAGCCCATGTCGTAGAAGGCGGTGCACTCGAAGACGGGCTTGTCCCAGCCCAGGACGTCGTGCAGTCGCTTGACGACTTCGGCGTTCTGCTCGAAGCCTTCGTCGCCGTGGCGGCGTTGGTGGTCCAGCAGGATGACGGGGGTGCGCTGGGCCAGGGCGGCGCTGTCCTGGAAGACGGCGGCGTTGTGCGCGATCTGGCCGTGCAGCATCCCCAGCCACAGGCAGTCCGGACCGCCTGCGCCTCGGGTCACCGCGTTGTTCTGCTCCCACAGCTGCGTGCGGCGGGCGTAGTTCCAGTCGATCCAGGCGAGGTAGTCGGGGTCGTCCCAGTCGGTGCGGACCGGCAGGGTACGCCCGGTGGCCGCACCGAAGCGGCGCACGCAGTTGGCGCAGTAGCAGATCTTGGCGCGGTCGATGCCGGCCCAGCCGTTGTCGGCGAAGGCGTCGGGGGCGTAGCGGGCGATGACTTCGCGGAAGACGTCGGGGATGAACTGGTCGTAGTAGTCGCTGCTGACGCAGGTCGCGTACTTGTCCCCACGCCGGTAGGGCTGCTGCTGATCGTCGACGCAGAACCACTCCGGGTGGGCGCGGTAGACGTCCTCATCGCCGCGGTTGGAGTCCATGCGGGCGATGACGGCCAGCCCATCGGCGCGGGCTGCGGCCAGCACCTCACCGAAGAGGTCGCGCTCGGCGATGCCGGGGGCGAGCTTGTGACCTTCGATCTGGGAGGGGTAGTAGGCGGCGATGCCCCCGCAGTTGACGAAGATCCCGTCGATGCCGGTGCGTCGCCACTGCTGGCGCCAGAAGTCGACGTCGAGGCGGGCGGGGTCGGCTTCGACGAGGTTGGTCTGGCCCAGTCGCCGGGCGCGGCGGTACCAAGGCTGGGTGCTTTGTGCACCCATGTCCTGGGGGTCGGTGGCCGGCGTGCCTGCGGTGGTCGCGGCGGTGGTCGCGGCGCCGGTCGCGGTGGTGGTGGGTGTGGTGGTCATTTGATCCCCGTGGTCGCGATGCCCTGGACGATGTACTTCTGGGTGAAGAAGAAGAAAAGAGCGATGGGGATCAGGGACAGCACCGACATCGCCAGCAGGGGTCCCAGACCGCTTCCGGATTCGGTGCTCACCAGTGAGTTCAGTCCCAGCGGCAGGGTGTACTGGGCGGGGTCGGTGAGGTAGATGAGGGGGGAGAAGAAGTCGTTCCAGTTCCAGATGAAGGTGAAGATGGTGGTGGTGATCAGCGCGGGGCGCATCAGGGGCAGGATGATGGAGAAGAAGGTGCGGAAGACCCCGGCGCCGTCGATCGCGGCTGCTTCGTCGAGCTCGCGGGGTACCCCGCGCAGGAACTGGACCATGAGGAAGACGAAGAAGGAGTCGGTGGCCAGGATCTTGGGCAGGATGAGTGGCCAGTAGGTCCCCACCAGCCCCACGGAGGCGAATTCCACGTACTGCGGGATGGCCACGACGTGGTAGGGGAGCATGATGCCCGCCAGCATGAGGGCGAAAGCGACGTTCTTGAACTTGAAGTCCAGGCGGGCGAAGGCGTAGGCCGCCAGCGAGCAGGACACCAGGTTGCCGATGACGCAGCCGATGACGACGATCAGCGAGTTGACGATGTAGACGGGGATGCCGCCGCCTACCCCGGACGCCCAGCCGATGCGGTAGTTCTCCCACGTGATCGAGGTGGGGATGATCGAGAACGACGTCATGATGTCGCTCTCGGGGGTGATGGAGCTCTTCAGCATCCACAGCACCGGGTAGAGCATGGCGATGGAGCCGATGAGGAGGGCGACGTGCTTGAGGGTGGAGTGGCGCCGCCCGCTGCGCCGGCGCAGCTCAGGTCCGCGGGTGTCGGTTCGGCTCTTGGTGAGTGTGGGACTAGTCATTGTAGAACACCCAGTACTTCGAGAAGAGGAAGTTGAGGCCGGTGAAGATCGCGATGATGAGCAGCAGGATCCAGCCCATCGCCGAGGCGTAACCCATGTCGAAGCGCGTGAACCCTTGGATGTAGAGGTAGAGCGTGTAGAACATCGTCGAGTCCGCCGGCCCGCCCGTGCCCCGGCTGATGACGTAGGCCGGGGTGAAGGCCTGGAAGGCCTGGATGAGCTGCAGCACGAGGTTGAAGAAGATGATGGGGGTGAGCAGGGGGACGGTGACGTGGCGGAACTGCTTGAACCGCCCGGCCCCGTCCAGGCCCGCCTGCTCGTACAGTTCGGCCGGGATCTGGCGCAGGCCGGCCATGAAGATGACCATGGGTGAGCCGAAGGTCCACACGTGCAGCAGCACGATGGTGCCCAGGCTGGTGTCGGGGTTGCCGATCCAGTTGGGCAGGTCGGAGAAGCCCAAGCCGCGCAGCACCTGGTTGACGCCGCCGTCGTAGCCGAAGACCGTGTACCACAGCAGGCCGACGCCCACGCTGCCCCCGATGAGGGAGGGCAGGTAGAAGACCGAGCGGTAGAAGTTCAAGCCCCGGATGCCTTTGTCGAGGAAGACGGCCAGGGCGAGGGCGAAAGCCAGCTGCAGGGGGACGGACACCGCGACGTAGACGCCGGTGACGGCGAGGGAGGTGTAGAAGCGTGGGTCGGCGGTGAACAGCTGCCGGTAGTTGCTGAGACCGGTCCAGACGGCCGGTTCCAGGAGGTTGTAGTTGGTGAAGGACAGGTACAGCGAGGCGATCAGGGGGCCGGCGGTGATGAAGACGAACCCCAGGATCCAGGGCAGCAGGAACAGGAAGGCGGACCGGCCGGAGCGGCGCCGCCGGGGGGTGCGCGGGGGCGCCTTGGTGGCCGCGGTGGGGGCGGCGGGTACCGCGAGGCGGGCGTCAGCCACGGGGCACCTCACCTCGACCGGGCACCGTTGCCGGGCTGGCCACCGCCATGACGAGCAGCGGGGCCACCGGCATCGCGGGTACGCACCCGGCGGGCAGTGAGGGCGCCGGGAGCGTCAGGGCGGTCTCGAGGGTGGTCTCGAGGGCGAGCTCGGGGGCGAGGTGTGGTGCGTTGTCGAGCACGGGGACCTCCTGTCGGTTCGGTCGGGTGACTCAGCCCTTGTCCAGGGCCGCCTGCAAGGTGGCGATGCCTTCCTGCACGGCGGCGTCGATGGCGACGCCACCGTTGAAGATGTCGTCGCCGGCCTTCTCGACCAGCGTCTGCCAGTTGGCACCGCCCACGGGGGGCTCGGGCCGGGCCCGCATGGGCTGCTCGTCGATGCGGTCGGTCATCTCGAGGATCTTCATCGCCGTGGGGTCTGCGGCCGCCTTGATCGCGGCGACGATCTCGGGGTTGGAGGGGATGCCGGAGGCGAGGCCGACCACATCGGCGTTGGAGGGGTCGTTGAGGGAGAAGTTGATGAATTGCCCCGCCAGCTCGGGACTGGTGGTGTTCGCCCCGCTGCACAGGCGGGTGTAGTACTTGAACTGGTAGTCCGGGGCCGCGCCGGCGGCGACGGGCGACTTCACCAGCTGCAGCTCGTTCTCCCCGGAGAAGGAGGCGTTGTCCTGGAACTGGTTCAGCTGGACGAGGTAGAGGGCGGTCTTGCCGCCGGTCTGGGTCCACTGGGTCTTGCCGGCTGAGATCTGGGTGGGCATCACCCCTCCGGCGTCGGTGGCTTTCTGCCACCAGGCAAACCAGCTGCCCAGGACGTCGACGTCGAAGCCAATCTTCCCGTCGGGGGTGAACACCTCAGCACCCTGCTGACGGATCCAGAGGTGGGCGTGCTGGTAGAAGGTGGACTGGTTCGCGATGCCCCAGTTGCCTTCTCCCTTGGCCCGGGCGTAGTCGGCGGCGAGGGTGGACAGGTCGTCCCAGGTCCAGCTCTCGTCATCGGGCAGATCCTGGATACCGACCGCGGCCATCGCTGTCGTGTCCACCTGGGTGCAGGTGCTGTACTGGCTGTAGACGGGGCCGTACTGCTTGCCGCCCAGCTTCCAGGACTCCACCACCTGCGGGTCGAAGGCGGAGTAGTCGATGGTTCCCTCCGGCAGGGTGCCCAGGTCGTAGAGAGCCCCACGGGTGGCGTAGGTGAGGGCGAGGTTCGCCGGCATCCAGAGGACGTCGGGGAGGTTCTTGCCCGCGGCCTGGACGGAGAGCCGGTCGCCGTACCCGCTGTACTCCGAAGGTTCGACCTTCACCGTGCCGCCGTCGAAGCCACCGGCGAACTCGGTGAAGATCTTCTGCCGGCTGTCGTTGCCCCACCAGGCGAAACGAATGGTTCCCTCCGGTGAGCCTTGACCGGTCTGCTGGGGGCTGACCCCGCAGGCGGCCAGACCCAGCGTGGTGGCGGTGGCGGCGCCCAGACCGAGCAGGTGTCGGCGTGTGAGCGGCCCCTGGAGCGTCGGCTGCGGGG includes:
- a CDS encoding cell wall-binding repeat-containing protein, producing the protein MEDAPGTNGGRFAFVDGGLTSTVEWQDVSGLQSQNFSVDFGAWRQVFPDGQVPATGKPFSPTALALAYTQRTSDGFTVYASDPAAGYVLGGNDGSSFVAGNGGSGVPVPGPAAASPLHATALATDSHGILYATDSTADSLVAIDPVTKLLRLVAGTGKPTALADPRALAVGADDTLYVLDGNAVVHLGVDGSRTVLAGAGSEHPLAAPSALTVGDDGTLYVADGHTVSARSAGGAWSLIAGGTHGRPVLGDAVDSPLGAVTGLAVRDDGTVAIADREARQVLLVTPDQPTYGIPLEAGVHRLAGADRVQTAVLASQRLAPFAHTAAAVVIARADTYADSLAGARLASTLSAPLFLTSGDHLTPQLRAELDRVLVRSPRVYLLGTSDAVPSTIGQDIYALRPFMNADRVAGFDRFGTAVHIAERVRSWDGADDTTPLFLVNGWNYPDGLAVSALAARTGGQVLLTDGEHLPADTARYLAEYDPTGARTVPVGGVAAEAVENDIPDAAYDNALDNAIVGADRYETSALLASAFAPATSSPASDSAGDSDGDSVTDTPVGLATGENWPDALVGAAAMGILDGPLVLTPTAHLAPATADVLDLLSTTPGRISTLVVFGGTNRVFEAAQREAAAYIS
- a CDS encoding carbohydrate ABC transporter permease, producing MADARLAVPAAPTAATKAPPRTPRRRRSGRSAFLFLLPWILGFVFITAGPLIASLYLSFTNYNLLEPAVWTGLSNYRQLFTADPRFYTSLAVTGVYVAVSVPLQLAFALALAVFLDKGIRGLNFYRSVFYLPSLIGGSVGVGLLWYTVFGYDGGVNQVLRGLGFSDLPNWIGNPDTSLGTIVLLHVWTFGSPMVIFMAGLRQIPAELYEQAGLDGAGRFKQFRHVTVPLLTPIIFFNLVLQLIQAFQAFTPAYVISRGTGGPADSTMFYTLYLYIQGFTRFDMGYASAMGWILLLIIAIFTGLNFLFSKYWVFYND
- a CDS encoding ABC transporter substrate-binding protein; the protein is MNTHSPTSTSTPDPAPASGPAPAHVPAPQPTLQGPLTRRHLLGLGAATATTLGLAACGVSPQQTGQGSPEGTIRFAWWGNDSRQKIFTEFAGGFDGGTVKVEPSEYSGYGDRLSVQAAGKNLPDVLWMPANLALTYATRGALYDLGTLPEGTIDYSAFDPQVVESWKLGGKQYGPVYSQYSTCTQVDTTAMAAVGIQDLPDDESWTWDDLSTLAADYARAKGEGNWGIANQSTFYQHAHLWIRQQGAEVFTPDGKIGFDVDVLGSWFAWWQKATDAGGVMPTQISAGKTQWTQTGGKTALYLVQLNQFQDNASFSGENELQLVKSPVAAGAAPDYQFKYYTRLCSGANTTSPELAGQFINFSLNDPSNADVVGLASGIPSNPEIVAAIKAAADPTAMKILEMTDRIDEQPMRARPEPPVGGANWQTLVEKAGDDIFNGGVAIDAAVQEGIATLQAALDKG
- a CDS encoding CidA/LrgA family protein; the encoded protein is MLSALTLLIGFQLLGTLLVDLTQLPVPAAVVGLVLLLALGAWSPKLVRRVQPAADPLLKHLQLLFVPPGVAVLTQVPTILDAAAPLALAVLGSFTGALVIAGVVLQKLLQRRPRP
- a CDS encoding carbohydrate ABC transporter permease; the protein is MTSPTLTKSRTDTRGPELRRRSGRRHSTLKHVALLIGSIAMLYPVLWMLKSSITPESDIMTSFSIIPTSITWENYRIGWASGVGGGIPVYIVNSLIVVIGCVIGNLVSCSLAAYAFARLDFKFKNVAFALMLAGIMLPYHVVAIPQYVEFASVGLVGTYWPLILPKILATDSFFVFLMVQFLRGVPRELDEAAAIDGAGVFRTFFSIILPLMRPALITTTIFTFIWNWNDFFSPLIYLTDPAQYTLPLGLNSLVSTESGSGLGPLLAMSVLSLIPIALFFFFTQKYIVQGIATTGIK
- the pcaD gene encoding 3-oxoadipate enol-lactonase, which codes for MSPIASPIAAHAIWNRCPGTARGVVLLAGSLGSDATMWQPQIAALTPDVDVLRIEHRGHGASPSTPGPYDLDDLTDDVLAVLDREGVEDVTMVGLSIGGMIAINCALRAPHRFPRLVLLCTSAHLGPASAWQERAARVRAQGPGVIAADVVSRWFTAAYAQAHPDDVQRMIDMIAATDPEGYAGCCEAIAAMDLRPRLPHLHSQVLAIPGAQDRTTPPEHLHQICDAVPTAHLVTVPGAHLASWENADEVNRLIREHLNLPADLPADLPADPPAVDQKQSREQSQEVAPPRPAQTHPGQL
- a CDS encoding alpha-amylase family protein; amino-acid sequence: MTTTPTTTATGAATTAATTAGTPATDPQDMGAQSTQPWYRRARRLGQTNLVEADPARLDVDFWRQQWRRTGIDGIFVNCGGIAAYYPSQIEGHKLAPGIAERDLFGEVLAAARADGLAVIARMDSNRGDEDVYRAHPEWFCVDDQQQPYRRGDKYATCVSSDYYDQFIPDVFREVIARYAPDAFADNGWAGIDRAKICYCANCVRRFGAATGRTLPVRTDWDDPDYLAWIDWNYARRTQLWEQNNAVTRGAGGPDCLWLGMLHGQIAHNAAVFQDSAALAQRTPVILLDHQRRHGDEGFEQNAEVVKRLHDVLGWDKPVFECTAFYDMGYPAFRLSSMPRAEVELWMSEGWAGGASPWWHHIGSVHEDRRQYDNAVDLFSWHSAHQDVLTERTPITSVGVVWSQPNFDLHGREDGPNTVIAPYAGLTRVLVTENIPFTPIHVDRIAHADVDVLVLPDLAVMSEAQCEAVRAFVDAGGSIIATGATSALDEHGREREDFALADLLGAHRTAAQRGSVLPPTPSIEIWDRHSYLRLEDQAHAATDEAAPEAADETAPEAAHEVRAGRHPILGGLGDTDTISFGGYLPVVTAAPGVQVLMTYVPEFPIFPPETSWMRTPRTDIPALLVHERPGGARVVYLPADLDRCAHREEQPDHARVLAGCLQWALEGRNPLRVQSPAPVNTNLYRQAGGYVLHLGNLLYTSTVPGRQAQIVPYGPIDLSVQLTTPGEQVRSVRGLVDAGDLTYTVEGDWVSFRVERLSAHEVVHIVTEAP
- a CDS encoding LrgB family protein: MSALSHASIQTLGPTLIDTLSHTPGFGLALTLAAYLAASQLHHRLGRPALLSPVLVTMIAVSVVLDVLGISYQEYLSSVSILALLLGPATVALALPLLHSAPALLSDRLAVAVTLLLTGAVSLAITVAALTAFGADDALVLTTLPRSVTTPVALTLGESIGANTTLAVVLTLISGILGATIGPWLLDRAHVSDPRARGFALGVTSHGIGTSRALTESTVTGGWSSAAMVLNALTMTVALPLLARAFH